From the Ruminiclostridium josui JCM 17888 genome, one window contains:
- a CDS encoding sensor histidine kinase, whose translation MKNNWTKNPIKRVFVIFLSMVCIFIIAGIGFFYCVFSIPEPEGISLASWPNTFTDNFSIWMSNEGEALKVNEIGIQRLDKYGLWLQVLDENGQEVFSYKKPETYPKKYFASELLMLKTSNYNNDNTIFTNSFEDGGKTWNYLIGFPYAIGKTMLYYNGEVVPRLSPLLKTIALAGLGMFGVVFIIYGFWLTRQIGRIAVGIERVSNRTYSKYSNVGLFGNIYQALNKLNDEICRNDKLKEDMERARREWISNITHDLKTPLSPIKGYAELLADNAEIDGAIAREYGSIILKNTNYVEKLVNDLKLTYQLDLRVIPFRAEKVNIKRFLKELIIDIANNPSFSNRVIEFESDKEELFVNIDSSLLSRAIENLVINALIHNPIDTKVIVSIISESEKTLLISIQDNGVGISEKDKEELFTRYYRGTNTKEKTEGSGLGLAIAKQIVELHHGKIEVNSELGAGTVFLIRIPAN comes from the coding sequence ATGAAAAATAATTGGACAAAGAATCCAATAAAGAGGGTATTTGTAATCTTTTTAAGTATGGTTTGTATTTTTATTATTGCAGGTATTGGCTTTTTTTACTGTGTATTTTCCATTCCAGAGCCTGAGGGGATTAGCTTAGCTTCATGGCCAAATACGTTTACAGACAATTTTTCCATTTGGATGTCAAATGAGGGAGAAGCACTTAAAGTTAATGAAATAGGAATCCAGCGATTAGATAAATATGGTCTCTGGTTACAAGTTTTAGATGAAAATGGACAAGAGGTTTTTTCATACAAAAAGCCAGAGACTTATCCCAAAAAGTATTTTGCATCTGAATTGCTAATGCTGAAAACAAGTAACTATAATAACGATAATACGATTTTTACAAATAGTTTTGAAGATGGCGGGAAGACTTGGAATTACCTAATTGGTTTTCCGTATGCCATTGGTAAGACAATGCTTTATTATAATGGTGAGGTGGTGCCAAGACTATCTCCCTTATTAAAAACGATTGCTCTTGCCGGTTTAGGAATGTTTGGCGTAGTTTTCATAATTTATGGATTTTGGCTAACAAGGCAGATTGGAAGAATTGCTGTTGGAATAGAAAGAGTTTCAAACCGTACATATAGCAAGTATTCTAATGTGGGATTATTTGGAAATATTTATCAAGCACTAAATAAGTTAAACGATGAGATTTGTAGAAATGATAAGCTTAAGGAAGATATGGAGAGAGCACGTCGAGAGTGGATTTCTAACATTACTCATGATTTAAAAACACCCCTTTCTCCAATTAAGGGATATGCAGAATTGCTTGCAGATAATGCAGAAATAGATGGAGCAATTGCTCGGGAATATGGTTCTATTATATTAAAAAATACTAATTATGTTGAAAAGCTAGTGAATGATTTAAAGCTTACCTATCAACTAGATTTAAGAGTAATTCCTTTCAGAGCTGAGAAGGTAAATATTAAGAGGTTTTTAAAAGAATTAATCATTGATATTGCAAATAATCCAAGCTTTTCAAATAGAGTTATAGAGTTTGAAAGTGATAAGGAAGAACTTTTTGTAAATATAGATTCATCCTTGTTAAGTCGTGCAATAGAGAATCTGGTAATAAATGCACTTATCCATAATCCAATAGATACAAAGGTGATTGTAAGCATAATTTCAGAATCAGAAAAGACATTGCTTATATCAATCCAAGATAATGGAGTTGGGATAAGTGAGAAAGATAAAGAAGAATTATTTACCCGTTATTATAGAGGTACCAATACAAAAGAAAAAACAGAAGGAAGTGGACTTGGCCTTGCAATTGCAAAGCAAATTGTAGAATTACACCACGGTAAAATCGAAGTAAACAGTGAGCTTGGGGCAGGTACTGTATTTTTGATTCGTATTCCAGCAAATTAA
- a CDS encoding ABC transporter ATP-binding protein, producing the protein MDLQIQNLQKKYGDKCAVDNVNINLIPGVYGLIGANGAGKTTLMRMICGVLSPTSGNILLNGKAIQELGEQYYSNIGYMPQNFGFYPDFTAREFMLYMAAVKGLEKGVAKIKTEKLLEMVNLSDMADKKIKSFSGGMKQRLGIAQAVLNDPSILVLDEPTAGLDPKERVRFRNIISDFSREKIVMLSTHIVSDISYIADTILMMKNGKILLKESMVTATDIMEGKVWEVLVNEDDTEAYTKKFPVVNLHHENEMVRLRIVHETPPIMGAVTVAPSLEDLFMYYFGEDGLVERGEYGC; encoded by the coding sequence ATGGATTTACAAATACAGAATTTACAAAAAAAATACGGTGATAAATGTGCTGTGGACAATGTTAATATTAATCTGATTCCAGGTGTGTACGGATTGATTGGAGCAAATGGTGCAGGAAAGACTACCCTGATGAGAATGATTTGTGGTGTATTATCGCCAACATCGGGAAATATTTTACTTAATGGCAAAGCAATACAGGAACTTGGGGAGCAGTATTATAGTAACATAGGTTATATGCCACAAAATTTTGGCTTTTACCCAGACTTCACGGCCCGTGAATTTATGCTTTATATGGCAGCTGTGAAAGGACTAGAGAAGGGAGTAGCAAAAATTAAAACAGAAAAATTATTAGAAATGGTAAATCTATCAGACATGGCAGACAAGAAAATCAAGTCCTTTTCAGGGGGAATGAAGCAACGTTTAGGAATTGCACAAGCTGTGCTGAATGATCCTTCTATATTAGTATTGGATGAACCTACGGCAGGGCTTGATCCAAAAGAAAGAGTACGTTTTCGAAATATCATTTCTGACTTTTCCAGAGAAAAAATTGTAATGTTATCAACTCACATTGTTTCAGATATTTCTTATATTGCAGATACAATTCTAATGATGAAAAACGGAAAAATCCTGTTAAAAGAGTCTATGGTTACTGCGACAGATATCATGGAAGGCAAGGTGTGGGAAGTGCTGGTCAATGAGGACGATACAGAGGCATATACCAAGAAATTTCCGGTTGTCAACTTACACCATGAAAATGAAATGGTACGTTTACGTATAGTACATGAAACGCCTCCGATTATGGGAGCTGTGACTGTTGCTCCTAGTTTAGAAGATTTATTTATGTACTATTTTGGAGAAGATGGGCTGGTAGAAAGAGGTGAATACGGATGTTAA
- a CDS encoding ABC transporter permease subunit: MLIKYELLKRLRKKSTLIVMAVSLLITAFLFGLPVIQFQAYNQDGVIKGLKGIAFEKEQYSDLSIYLTDEYITETIGEVQELFENQDNVGYDGNEKFLIGDVYWNYIAPRESMLDMIALNYVNPGLSAGYNKLPEVDVSNGANFYRTREMKIDALLESPSRNLSKEKIDYWKDMNGKVKEPFQYGYHKAWTTIISCFELLIFPILAICIAVAPVFSGEYQAGMDAVLLSARYGKTRLATGKIISSLLFGVLAFTFHVIVAFGIPIAAYGVDGWNLPLQIAGTTIPYPFSFLQAVIHNLAVIYIVLIAIISLTLFLSAKLKSTYIVLAILVPALFIPIFLSPNGTEGLYNLILFLTTYRSTMPEFGKFISYQFGGIIMDVFTVRMILYVLLAAVMLPFARRCFAKHQVV, translated from the coding sequence ATGTTAATTAAGTATGAATTACTAAAAAGATTACGAAAAAAATCCACGTTGATTGTTATGGCAGTAAGCTTGCTAATAACAGCTTTTCTTTTCGGGCTACCCGTTATTCAGTTTCAAGCATACAACCAGGATGGAGTTATTAAAGGACTAAAAGGGATTGCCTTTGAAAAAGAGCAATATTCTGACCTTTCAATATATTTAACAGATGAGTATATAACAGAAACAATTGGAGAAGTACAAGAGCTTTTTGAAAATCAGGATAATGTGGGATATGATGGAAACGAGAAATTTTTGATAGGAGATGTGTATTGGAATTATATTGCTCCGAGAGAAAGTATGCTTGATATGATTGCACTTAATTACGTAAATCCAGGATTAAGTGCAGGATATAATAAGTTACCAGAAGTAGATGTTTCAAATGGAGCAAACTTTTATCGGACAAGAGAAATGAAGATTGATGCATTGCTTGAGTCACCATCACGTAATTTATCCAAGGAAAAAATAGATTATTGGAAGGATATGAATGGTAAAGTCAAGGAACCATTTCAGTATGGTTACCATAAAGCATGGACCACCATTATCAGTTGTTTTGAACTTTTAATATTTCCTATTCTAGCAATATGTATTGCAGTTGCACCAGTGTTTTCTGGTGAGTATCAAGCAGGAATGGATGCAGTACTGCTATCAGCAAGATATGGAAAAACTAGGCTTGCTACAGGAAAAATAATAAGCTCACTTTTGTTTGGAGTACTTGCCTTCACTTTTCATGTAATAGTCGCATTTGGAATACCTATAGCCGCATATGGAGTAGATGGATGGAATCTGCCATTACAGATTGCAGGTACAACGATACCTTATCCATTTTCATTCCTTCAGGCTGTTATTCATAATCTGGCCGTAATCTACATTGTTTTAATTGCTATAATCAGTTTGACACTGTTCTTATCCGCAAAATTGAAAAGCACATATATTGTGCTGGCAATTCTCGTTCCGGCTCTTTTTATTCCAATATTCTTAAGTCCAAATGGAACAGAAGGACTTTATAATTTAATATTGTTTTTGACAACATATCGTTCTACTATGCCTGAGTTTGGAAAATTCATTTCATATCAGTTTGGTGGGATTATAATGGATGTATTTACAGTAAGAATGATATTATATGTGCTACTGGCAGCCGTAATGTTACCATTTGCAAGAAGATGCTTTGCAAAACATCAAGTGGTTTAA
- a CDS encoding response regulator transcription factor, producing the protein MNTQTILIVDDETDIANLIENTLMLENLKNIIKVDSGLKAVSTCREVNPDVVILDIMLPDIDGYEVCRRIRQFSNCQIMFLSAKNDELDTILGLAAGGDDYVTKPFSPKELAFRVKAQLRRAGFQKTSIRPSHIKIGDLTIEPECGVVTKAGRDISLTAREFEILLFLSQNLGRVISRERLYEAIWKEDCFGCDNTIMVHIRHLREKIEDNPNEPKYIITMKGLGYKMVNDYEK; encoded by the coding sequence TTGAATACGCAAACAATATTGATAGTTGATGATGAGACAGATATTGCTAACCTTATTGAAAACACACTGATGCTTGAGAATTTGAAAAATATAATAAAGGTAGATAGTGGACTAAAAGCAGTTAGTACCTGCCGTGAGGTGAATCCGGATGTGGTTATTTTGGACATAATGCTTCCTGATATTGATGGTTATGAGGTATGTAGACGTATCAGGCAGTTTTCTAATTGCCAGATTATGTTTTTGTCTGCTAAAAATGATGAACTTGATACAATTCTGGGGTTAGCAGCGGGTGGGGACGATTATGTAACAAAACCATTTAGCCCTAAAGAATTAGCGTTTCGTGTAAAGGCACAACTACGTCGTGCAGGATTTCAGAAAACATCTATTAGGCCTTCTCATATCAAGATAGGAGACTTGACAATAGAACCGGAATGTGGAGTGGTCACAAAAGCTGGGAGAGATATTTCTTTAACGGCACGGGAATTTGAAATTCTTCTTTTTTTGTCCCAAAACTTAGGACGAGTGATTAGCCGTGAACGATTGTATGAAGCAATTTGGAAAGAAGATTGTTTTGGATGTGATAATACGATTATGGTACATATTCGTCATTTGCGAGAAAAAATAGAGGATAATCCAAATGAACCTAAGTATATTATTACAATGAAAGGTCTTGGATATAAAATGGTAAATGATTATGAAAAATAA